The DNA sequence ATGCCAGAGAAGCGGGTTATCTGGAAGTGGGAGTGGTTCAACACATGGACCGTTCCACCGTGGCGGGAGACTTAAAAACTACGACTCAGCATTTGGAGAACATTTACCGTGCCAACACCACCGCGCGTTCGCGTCGCCTTCTACGGATGTGGTAACTTCGCGAACCGGACTCGAATCCCAAACCTATTGCAAACGAATGCCGTGGATATCGTCGCTGCATGCGATAGCAACCTTCAAACGGCACAGAAAACAGCAACGCACTTCAAGATTCCGAGTGTCTACCAAGACGCACACGAAATGCTTGACACCGAAGCGATTGACGTGCTATACTCTATCGTACCGGCGTATGTGCGCACAGACGTCGAAGTAACCGCTGCAGAAAAAGGTATCCATATTTTCAGTGAAAAGCCACAAGCAATTACCATGGAGGTCGCTCACCGAATTAACGATGCCATTCAGCAAGCAGGGGTCATCAGCACCGTCGGATTCCGTGAACGGTACCGTCCAATCTTTCAAGAAGCCCGCCGATATTTGACTGACAAGCAGATTGTACACGTCCGATTTCAGAGTTTTGGAGGTTTACCCCCTTCAACAGAGGACGGACCGAAAACATGGTGGGAAGAGATGGACAAATCCGGCGGACGTGCCTTGGATTGGGGTGTTCATGCTACCGATTACACCCGTTTTATGACTGGATTGAACGTCGTCAAATCTCAAGCATTTTATTGTGACCGTCCCACTTACGCCAACGCACTGTCCAGCAGTTTCAACTACTGCCTTGAGAACGGTGCTACGATGACATTGAGCTTTGTCTCAGCGGGACCGGGTCCAAGAGATGAACCGCGATTCACCTTCTTTTATGAAGGCGGATGTCTCGAAATTCACGGATACGACAGGATCCTCGTAAATCGTGAAGTACACTATGAAGCCGATGAGTTCGACCCGTGGCTGGAACAGGACAAAACCTTTATCCGCGCCGTCCAGTCTGAAGATGCAAGTCTTTTGTTAAGTGATTATCACGATGGGCTTTTCTCTTTAGCCCCGATTTTAGCCGGTTGGGAGTCTTCCCGTCACAATGGAAAATGTATTGACATCGCGTCGTTCATGGATGACGTATAATTTAAATGGCTGTCAGCCGTCAGCGGTCGGCTGTCAGTAAGAGGTTTCCGATGAACCAGAGTTCTCTTTACTGATGCCTGAAAGCCAACAGCTGAGAACCAATACAAAAAGGAAAAAATATGGATGCAAAATTGAAAAAGATTCAGATTACACCCATGAAATTCGACAAAGAAGGCGAAATCCAAAAAGAAGAATTCGCTACACTCACCATTGAAGTACCCATGGATAGCACATCGCAACGTGCCGCAGTCATAAATCTCTGTGAACTTCTCGACCAAGAATGGGTCGTGGTTAACGTTGAAGGTAAAACAGTTGTAGCCGTTAGTACTGCTTAATCTGTTTTTTTTACCATGTATGTCAGGGTTGATGCCGATCTAAAATTAAAGAAAAGCCTGCTTAAGGTTTAAAATGGTTGCTTAACAATTGGAAGACTGCAAGGACAACGGACGCAGCAGCTCAGATTTAATCGTTAAAAATATGAAAAAAGATTTACTTTTTACACCGGGTCCCACGCCAATCCCTCCCGAAGCACTCTTAGCGATGGCGCAACCGATTGACTACCACCGCAGCAATGCCACCGTCGCCTTAATTAAAGACGTACTCGAAAAACTCAAACACGTCTTCCAAACCGAAAACGATGTCTTATTCTTAACATCATCCGGCACAGGTGCTATGGAAGGCGCAGTCACCAATCTTTTGTCCCGTAACGATAAGGCAATCGTGATTCGGAGCGGTAAATTCGGGGAACGGTGGGGTGAAATTTGTAACGCTTACGGCGTTGAAGTTATTCCCATTGATGTCAACTGGGGAAATTCTGTTGACCCACAGATTGTAGCAGCACTCTTAACAGAACACGCCGATGTAAAAGCGGTTTTTGCAACGCTCTGTGAGACATCAACGGGTGCTTTGCACGACATTGAAGCACTGGCACGTCTGACGCGAGTTCGTCCGACTCTCTTGGTTGTTGATGCTGTCAGTGCACTCGGTGCAGACGATCTACAGATGGATAACTGGGGTGTGGATGTCGTTGTCTCCTGTTCACAGAAAGGCTTGATGACACCACCAGGTCTCGCATTCGCTGCGCTCAATCAACGCGCGTGGGACGCCGTTGAACGTTCTAATCTCCCGAAGTATTACTTAGACTACCGCAAGGCACACGAGAGTGGGTTAGAAGGTTCCGTTCCCTATACACCGGCAGTAACACTGCTTACCGCACTTCAATGTGCCTTGAATCGTATCTGGGAAGAAGGTATCCGCAATACTATCGCCCGACACAGCCGCTTGGCACTTGCGACGCGGAACGCGATTAAGGCATTAGGGCTACCGCTATTTGCAGCATCCCCGGCGAATACCTTAACCTCAATCCGACTCCCAGAAGCAATTGACGGAAAGGCGTTCATCAATCTGATGCGCGATAAATACGGTATCACTTACGCTGGCGGTCAGAGTCAACTCAGCGGGAAAATCGTTCGGATTGCACACCTCGGTTGGATGAACGAAAACGATGTGATTGTTGCTATCTCGGGGTTCGAGCGAGGTTTAGTAGAAACGGGTTACGATATTCCACTCGGCGCAGGCGTTAGTGCCGCTCAGGAAGTTTTTTAAAGAATGACTGAAACCACACTTTTTGATGCCTCCTATGAAGAACGAAAAAAACCGCTGCTGACCCAAACCTTGGAACG is a window from the Candidatus Poribacteria bacterium genome containing:
- a CDS encoding Gfo/Idh/MocA family oxidoreductase, with translation MPTPPRVRVAFYGCGNFANRTRIPNLLQTNAVDIVAACDSNLQTAQKTATHFKIPSVYQDAHEMLDTEAIDVLYSIVPAYVRTDVEVTAAEKGIHIFSEKPQAITMEVAHRINDAIQQAGVISTVGFRERYRPIFQEARRYLTDKQIVHVRFQSFGGLPPSTEDGPKTWWEEMDKSGGRALDWGVHATDYTRFMTGLNVVKSQAFYCDRPTYANALSSSFNYCLENGATMTLSFVSAGPGPRDEPRFTFFYEGGCLEIHGYDRILVNREVHYEADEFDPWLEQDKTFIRAVQSEDASLLLSDYHDGLFSLAPILAGWESSRHNGKCIDIASFMDDV
- a CDS encoding alanine--glyoxylate aminotransferase family protein, which gives rise to MKKDLLFTPGPTPIPPEALLAMAQPIDYHRSNATVALIKDVLEKLKHVFQTENDVLFLTSSGTGAMEGAVTNLLSRNDKAIVIRSGKFGERWGEICNAYGVEVIPIDVNWGNSVDPQIVAALLTEHADVKAVFATLCETSTGALHDIEALARLTRVRPTLLVVDAVSALGADDLQMDNWGVDVVVSCSQKGLMTPPGLAFAALNQRAWDAVERSNLPKYYLDYRKAHESGLEGSVPYTPAVTLLTALQCALNRIWEEGIRNTIARHSRLALATRNAIKALGLPLFAASPANTLTSIRLPEAIDGKAFINLMRDKYGITYAGGQSQLSGKIVRIAHLGWMNENDVIVAISGFERGLVETGYDIPLGAGVSAAQEVF